One segment of Lachancea thermotolerans CBS 6340 chromosome E complete sequence DNA contains the following:
- the NOG1 gene encoding putative GTPase NOG1 (highly similar to uniprot|Q02892 Saccharomyces cerevisiae YPL093W NOG1 Putative GTPase that associates with free 60S ribosomal subunits in the nucleolus and is required for 60S ribosomal subunit biogenesis member of the ODN family of nucleolar G-proteins), whose translation MQLSWKDIPTVAPANDLLDIVLNRTQRKTPTVIRPGFAITRIRAFYMRKVKFTAEGFEEKFEDILKGFPNINDVHPFHRDLMDTLYEKNHYKVSLAAVSRAKTLIEQVSRDYVRLLKFGQSLFQCKQLKRAALGRMATIVKKLKDPLVYLEQVRQHLGRLPSIDPNTRTLLICGYPNVGKSSFLRCITKADVEVQPYAFTTKSLYVGHFDYKYLRFQAIDTPGILDRPTEEMNNIEMQSIYAIAHLRSCVLYFMDLSEQCGFTIEAQAKLFHSIKPLFANKSVMVVINKTDIIRPEDLDEERAALLKGIADMPGVEIMPTSCVEEDNVMEVRNKACEKLLASRIENKLKSTARVNNVLNKIHVAKPQARDDGVDRSPYIPDAIKNMKKFDQDDPNRMKLAREVEAENGGAGVFNINLKDKYLLEDDEWKNDVMPEILDGKNVYDFMDPEIAAKLQALEEEEEKLEAEGFYNSDEEEEAYEGFAADEVADIKEKAAWIRDRQKKMIVAARNRKALKNRAVMPRSKLTKSFGEMEKHMSSLGHDMSSLQDKQKSAAQRNKYVESGADVVFGGADTTNTSSNGGKLRQSDRLLDGVADGTMRSKADRLAKIQRRERNREARAGEADRHSTAALAKHLFSGKRGIGKTDFR comes from the coding sequence ATGCAGCTCTCCTGGAAAGATATCCCTACGGTCGCGCCGGCCAACGACCTCCTTGACATCGTGCTCAACAGGACGCAGAGGAAGACGCCTACTGTGATCAGACCAGGCTTCGCGATCACCAGAATCCGTGCTTTCTATATGCGTAAGGTCAAGTTCACTGCCGagggttttgaagaaaagtttgaGGATATACTAAAAGGATTCCCAAACATCAACGATGTGCATCCATTCCACAGAGACCTGATGGATACGCTGTACGAAAAGAACCATTACAAAGTGTCGCTAGCCGCAGTGTCGCGTGCCAAGACTCTGATCGAGCAAGTCTCGCGTGATTACGTACGTTTGCTGAAGTTTGGCCAGTCGCTGTTCCAGTGTAAGCAGCTGAAGAGAGCCGCTTTGGGTAGAATGGCGACTATcgtcaaaaagctgaaggaTCCTTTGGTTTACCTGGAGCAGGTGCGTCAGCATTTGGGCAGATTGCCATCAATTGACCCCAACACCAGAACGTTGCTGATTTGTGGCTATCCTAACGTGGGTAAGTCCTCATTCCTGCGTTGCATCACCAAGGCAGATGTTGAGGTTCAGCCATATGCCTTTACCACGAAGTCCTTGTACGTGGGTCACTTTGACTACAAGTACTTGAGATTCCAGGCCATTGATACACCAGGTATCTTGGATAGGCCCACTGAAGAAATGAACAACATTGAAATGCAGTCTATTTACGCCATTGCGCATTTGCGTTCATGTGTTCTGTACTTTATGGATCTTTCTGAGCAGTGTGGCTTCACTATCGAGGCTCAGGCCAAATTATTCCATTCCATCAAGCCTTTGTTCGCCAACAAGTCTGTCATGGTTGTGATCAACAAGACCGATATTATCAGACCTGAAGATTTGGATGAGGAGCGCGCCGCCTTGTTGAAGGGCATCGCTGATATGCCAGGCGTTGAGATAATGCCTACTTCATGTGTTGAGGAAGACAATGTTATGGAAGTCAGAAACAAAGCGtgtgaaaagcttttggccTCTAGAATCGAGAACAAGCTCAAATCTACTGCCAGAGTTAACAACGTACTGAACAAGATCCACGTTGCTAAGCCCCAAGCTAGAGATGACGGTGTCGACAGATCTCCATACATTCCAGATgccatcaagaacatgaagaagttcgacCAGGATGATCCAAACAGAATGAAATTGGCAAGAGAGGTCGAGGCCGAGAATGGTGGTGCGGGtgttttcaacatcaacTTGAAAGACAAGTACTTGCTTGAAGACGACGAGTGGAAGAACGATGTTATGCCAGAGATCTTGGACGGTAAGAACGTCTATGATTTCATGGACCCTGAAATCGCCGCTAAACTGcaagctttggaggaagaggaggagaaACTCGAAGCTGAGGGTTTCTACAACTcggatgaagaagaagaggcttATGAGGGGTTCGCGGCTGACGAGGTTGCCGACATTAAGGAGAAAGCTGCTTGGATCAGAGACAGgcaaaagaagatgatTGTTGCCGCTAGAAACCGTAAAGCTCTCAAGAACCGTGCTGTTATGCCTCGTTCGAAGCTCACGAAGTCCTTCGGCGAGATGGAGAAGCACATGTCATCATTGGGTCACGACATGTCATCTCTGCAAGACAAACAGAAATCTGCTGCTCAAAGGAATAAATACGTCGAAAGCGGTGCTGATGTCGTCTTCGGAGGCGCTGACACTACAAACACTTCTTCTAACGGTGGAAAGTTAAGACAATCTGATAGACTGCTGGATGGTGTTGCTGATGGAACTATGAGATCGAAGGCCGACAGGTTGGCCAagatccaaagaagagaaagaaacaGAGAAGCGAGAGCCGGTGAAGCCGACAGACACTCTACCGCAGCTCTGGCTAAGCACCTGTTTAGCGGTAAGCGTGGTATCGGTAAGACTGATTTCCGTTAA
- the RPS6A gene encoding 40S ribosomal protein eS6 (highly similar to uniprot|P02365 Saccharomyces cerevisiae YPL090C RPS6A and to uniprot|P02365 Saccharomyces cerevisiae YBR181C RPS6B Proteins component of the small (40S) ribosomal subunit) yields MKLNISYPVNGSQKTVEIDDEHRVRVFYDKRIGQEVDGEAVGDEFKGYVFKISGGNDKQGFPMKQGVLLPTRVKLLLAKGHSCYRPRREGERKRKSVRGAIVGPDLAVLSLVITKKGDQELEGVTDTSVPKRLGPKRANHIRKFFGLTKEDDVRDFVIRREVQKGDKTYTKAPKIQRLITPQRLQRKRQQRALKVKNAQAQREAAAEYAQLLAKRLHERKAEKAEVRKRRASSLKA; encoded by the exons ATGAAG TTGAACATTTCTTACCCAGTCAACGGTTCCCAGAAGACCGTCGAAATCGACGACGAGCACCGTGTGCGTGTCTTTTACGACAAGCGTATCGGCCAAGAGGTCGACGGTGAGGCTGTCGGTGACGAGTTCAAGGGCTACgttttcaagatctccgGTGGTAACGACAAGCAAGGTTTCCCAATGAAGCAGGGTGTCTTGTTGCCTACCAGAGTCAAGTTGTTGCTCGCCAAGGGTCACTCCTGTTACAGACCAAGACGTGAAGGtgagagaaagagaaagtcCGTCAGAGGTGCCATTGTTGGCCCAGATTTGGCTGTCTTGTCCTTGGTCATCACCAAGAAGGGCGACCAGGAATTGGAGGGTGTCACCGACACTTCCGTTCCAAAGAGATTGGGTCCAAAGAGAGCCAACCACATCAGAAAGTTCTTCGGTTTGACCAAGGAGGACGATGTCCGTGACTTCGTCATCAGAAGAGAGGTCCAGAAGGGCGACAAGACCTACACCAAGGCTCCAAAGATCCAGAGATTGATCACTCCTCAGAGATTGCAGAGAAAGAGACAGCAGAGAGCCTTGAAGGTCAAGAACGCTCAGGCTCAGAGAGAAGCCGCTGCCGAGTACGCGCAATTGTTGGCCAAGAGATTGCACGAGAGAAAGGCTGAGAAGGCTGAGGtcagaaagagaagagcttcttctttgaaggcttaA
- the DTR1 gene encoding Dtr1p (similar to uniprot|P38125 Saccharomyces cerevisiae YBR180W DTR1 Multidrug resistance dityrosine transporter of the major facilitator superfamily essential for spore wall synthesis facilitates the translocation of bisformyl dityrosine through the prospore membrane) has product MPAERPLESTSPSIDNLAEWEVVEPEVVGSEYNAELVSEANEFIHRAVNEGPSNPENRENITNVDIESEKEHPSGKLKEEELKTEDADQNLSEQPDPPYTAFSQRQVLVIFIIVIFVGFLGPLSGNIYIPALPILQNVFGLSATAINATVSVFMAVFAVGPLIWASFADFGGRKILYMISLLMTVVVNVLLASVPVNVGALFTLRVVQAFASSSVMALGAGTVSDIRPPKVRGKAIAYFMLGPNMGPILAPIIAGLILMHGSYWRWLFGFTCILSGFGLLMVVVLLPETLRCIVGNGDIKWRDCEEKDNIGPTRTISVAGLLIFSDIGVVKPASVSPQFQKLYPRPPKPSLAVYWKLLKFLPVTICSITTAILFATYYAFSVTFSHFLREDYGLTNLQIGACYVCPGVALLLGSIIGGHLSDYFRKLWVKRHNGEKFPSEKRLVLQIWGLLLNICGCVGYGWSVQFHHHLVVVLVFSFFTAFGMTWCSNTSMTYLTECVPRRAAGTVAVGSFFRNLAAGISSVIVMKLCDKMGVGWCFTGLAFCDLASMAGVLYLITNGHRWKPEL; this is encoded by the coding sequence ATGCCAGCAGAACGTCCGCTGGAAAGCACAAGCCCCTCCATTGACAACCTGGCCGAATGGGAGGTGGTTGAGCCTGAAGTTGTCGGCTCTGAGTACAACGCTGAGCTGGTATCGGAGGCAAATGAATTTATTCACAGAGCAGTTAACGAAGGGCCCTCGAATCCAGAAAACCGCGAAAACATCACGAATGTCGATATTGAGTCGGAGAAAGAGCATCCCAGCGGGAAAttgaaggaggaggagCTAAAAACAGAGGATGCTGATCAAAACCTTTCAGAACAACCAGACCCGCCCTACACTGCTTTCTCTCAAAGACAGGTGTTGGTTATATTCATAATTGTGATATTTGTGGGATTTCTGGGACCACTGTCGGGAAATATCTATATCCCTGCCTTGCCGATCTTACAAAATGTTTTCGGCCTCTCAGCAACTGCAATAAATGCAACCGTCTCTGTCTTTATGGCAGTATTTGCAGTCGGGCCACTCATATGGGCTAGCTTTGCAGACTTCGGAGGCCGTAAGATCCTCTATATGATTTCATTGCTAATGACAGTAGTTGTCAATGTTCTCCTGGCCTCTGTTCCTGTCAACGTTGGAGCTCTGTTTACGCTTCGTGTGGTACAGGCGTTCGCGTCGAGCTCAGTCATGGCCCTTGGAGCAGGGACCGTCAGCGACATTAGGCCACCTAAGGTCAGAGGCAAAGCGATTGCATACTTCATGCTGGGCCCTAACATGGGCCCCATTTTGGCACCTATTATCGCAGGGCTGATTCTTATGCATGGTTCATACTGGCGATGGCTATTCGGGTTTACTTGTATTCTATCTGGGTTTGGGTTGTTAATGGTGGTTGTGTTGTTACCGGAAACACTGCGCTGTATCGTGGGCAATGGAGACATTAAATGGAGAGACtgtgaagaaaaagataaTATCGGCCCTACAAGGACTATCTCGGTTGCTGGTCTATTGATTTTTAGTGACATAGGAGTGGTAAAGCCTGCGTCTGTGTCACcacaatttcaaaagttgtATCCCCGCCCCCCTAAACCGAGCTTAGCAGTGTATTGGAAGTTACTCAAGTTCTTGCCTGTTACAATCTGCTCGATAACCACTGCGATACTGTTTGCCACGTATTATGCATTCAGCGTAACATTCTCACACTTTCTGCGGGAGGATTATGGTCTAACAAACTTACAGATCGGAGCTTGCTACGTTTGCCCAGGGGTAGCACTACTCCTCGGGTCAATCATAGGTGGCCACCTCTCAGATTACTTTCGAAAGTTGTGGGTTAAACGCCATAATGGCGAGAAATTCCCCTCTGAGAAAAGGCTTGTCCTGCAAATTTGGGGTTTGCTGCTTAACATTTGCGGTTGCGTTGGATACGGCTGGAGTGTGCAATTCCACCATCACCTGGTAGTAGTTTTGGTGTTTTCATTCTTCACCGCATTCGGGATGACTTGGTGTTCCAATACAAGTATGACATATCTTACAGAGTGCGTGCCAAGAAGGGCAGCTGGTACAGTAGCCGTCGgtagcttcttcaggaatCTTGCGGCGGGCATCAGTTCTGTCATAGTGATGAAGTTGTGTGACAAAATGGGTGTAGGGTGGTGCTTCACAGGATTGGCATTTTGTGACCTAGCATCAATGGCAGGTGTTTTGTACTTGATCACAAATGGACACAGGTGGAAGCCTGAATTATAG
- the GLR1 gene encoding glutathione-disulfide reductase GLR1 (highly similar to uniprot|P41921 Saccharomyces cerevisiae YPL091W GLR1 Cytosolic and mitochondrial glutathione oxidoreductase converts oxidized glutathione to reduced glutathione) has protein sequence MQLNKNILRLVMTRRMSGSVKHYDYLVIGGGSGGVASSRRAASYGAKTLLIEGKAMGGTCVNVGCVPKKVMWYASDLATRLTQANEYGLFQQTELTREKLTFNWPQFKEKRDAYIQRLNGIYERNLAKEGVDFIYGWAKFNKQGQVEVVKHDSTKEVFTADHILIATGGEPIKPDGIEGYEHGIDSDDFFKLTEQPKKVVVSGAGYIGVELAGVFHGLGSETHMVIRGETLLRKFDECIQNTITDHYVNEGINIHKTAKIDKVHKDEGTGKLSVHLDNGESIEDVDQLLWTIGRKTLLGIGIDNVGVKTNERQQVMVDEYQNTTAQNIYALGDVVGKVELTPVAIAAGRKLANRLFGPEEFAKQKQDYENVPSVVFSHPEAGTIGLTEEQAVEKFGQENVKVYRSKFTAMYYAMLEHKSPTLYKLVCAGKDEKVVGLHIVGDSSAEILQGFGVAVKMGATKADFDSCVAIHPTSAEELVTLR, from the coding sequence ATGCAACTGAACAAGAATATACTCAGGTTGGTTATGACAAGAAGGATGTCTGGGAGCGTTAAACATTATGACTATTTGGTGATCGGAGGTGGATCTGGTGGTGTTGCCTCGAGCAGAAGAGCTGCCTCCTATGGCGCGAAGACTCTCCTGATTGAAGGAAAAGCAATGGGCGGAACCTGTGTCAATGTTGGATGTGTACCAAAGAAAGTGATGTGGTACGCTTCCGATTTGGCCACCCGTCTGACTCAGGCCAACGAGTATGggctcttccagcagacTGAGCTTACCAGAGAGAAGTTGACTTTCAACTGGCCGCAATTCAAGGAGAAAAGGGATGCTTACATTCAAAGACTGAACGGCATTTACGAACGAAACCTGGCCAAGGAAGGCGTTGACTTCATCTACGGTTGGGCCAAGTTCAACAAACAGGGCCAAGTCGAGGTTGTGAAGCATGACAGCACCAAGGAAGTGTTCACAGCGGACCACATCTTGATCGCCACAGGCGGCGAGCCAATAAAGCCAGACGGAATTGAAGGCTATGAGCACGGCATCGACTCTGAcgatttcttcaagttgacTGAACaaccaaaaaaagttgttgTGTCAGGCGCAGGCTACATTGGTGTGGAGTTAGCCGGTGTTTTCCATGGCTTGGGGAGCGAGACCCATATGGTTATCAGAGGCGAGACTTTACTGCGTAAATTTGATGAGTGCATCCAAAACACCATCACTGACCACTACGTAAACGAGGGTATCAATATTCATAAGACCGCAAAGATTGACAAGGTCCACAAAGACGAGGGCACTGGTAAGTTGAGCGTCCACCTCGACAACGGCGAGTCGATCGAAGACGTTGACCAGTTGCTGTGGACCATTGGACGTAAGACATTGCTGGGTATTGGCATCGACAATGTCGGCGTTAAAACTAATGAGAGACAGCAAGTCATGGTTGATGAATACCAGAACACGACGGCACAAAACATCTACGCCCTGGGGGACGTCGTGGGGAAGGTTGAGTTGACTCCAGTTGCAATCGCTGCAGGTAGGAAGCTAGCTAACAGGCTTTTCGGCCCTGAAGAGTTTgccaagcagaagcaagACTACGAAAATGTTCCTAGTGTAGTTTTCTCGCATCCTGAGGCTGGTACTATCGGCTTGACTGAAGAGCAGgctgttgaaaagtttggccAAGAAAACGTCAAGGTTTACCGCAGCAAGTTCACCGCCATGTACTACGCCATGCTGGAGCACAAGTCCCCAACCTTATACAAGCTGGTGTGCGCAGGCAAAGACGAGAAGGTCGTCGGTTTGCACATTGTCGGGGACTCTTCAGCCGAGATCTTGCAGGGTTTCGGCGTGGCTGTCAAAATGGGCGCTACAAAGGCAGACTTTGATTCCTGCGTTGCCATCCATCCTACCAGCGCTGAAGAACTAGTTACTTTAAGATAG